One window of the Desulfovibrio litoralis DSM 11393 genome contains the following:
- the ispH gene encoding 4-hydroxy-3-methylbut-2-enyl diphosphate reductase: MKVIRAKNAGFCMGVSLALRKLDDLLEKSKTKFNHIKTFGPIIHNPQVLQDYADKGVVIVHNVEEVKSGDAVLIRAHGIPLAIETELLKKGITLVDATCPKVKKAQLSILEATQKGGVLLLFGEASHPEVLGLLSYASPEAKVFSTQDDLKSFLNSSLFDINVSYFLAAQTTQDKEEFVVMENILKTHLNHNIPVLQTICDATRTRQSETLEIAEKVELMLVLGGKNSANTRRLVNVSESVGTEAYHIETADELFSQEKLLAKLKKTAIIGLTAGASTPINLVDELQKRIEQSV, from the coding sequence ATGAAAGTAATTCGAGCGAAAAATGCGGGTTTTTGTATGGGGGTAAGTCTTGCCTTGCGTAAGCTTGACGACTTGTTGGAAAAGTCTAAAACAAAGTTTAACCATATAAAAACTTTTGGTCCTATTATTCATAATCCTCAAGTGTTGCAAGATTATGCCGATAAAGGTGTTGTTATTGTACATAATGTTGAGGAAGTAAAAAGCGGCGACGCCGTTTTAATTAGGGCTCACGGTATTCCGCTTGCAATTGAAACGGAACTTTTGAAAAAAGGGATAACTTTGGTTGATGCAACTTGTCCTAAAGTGAAAAAAGCTCAACTTTCTATTTTAGAAGCAACTCAAAAAGGTGGAGTTTTGTTGTTGTTTGGAGAGGCGAGCCACCCGGAAGTTTTAGGGCTTTTAAGTTATGCTTCACCTGAGGCTAAAGTTTTTTCAACTCAAGACGATTTAAAAAGTTTTCTCAATTCTTCTTTGTTTGATATAAACGTAAGCTATTTTTTAGCAGCCCAAACCACTCAAGATAAAGAAGAGTTTGTGGTTATGGAAAATATCTTGAAAACTCACTTAAATCACAATATTCCTGTGTTGCAAACTATTTGTGATGCTACTCGCACCAGACAGTCGGAAACTTTGGAAATAGCCGAAAAAGTTGAGCTAATGTTGGTGCTTGGAGGAAAGAATAGTGCCAATACAAGACGCTTGGTTAATGTCTCTGAATCAGTAGGAACAGAAGCCTATCATATTGAAACAGCAGATGAATTATTTTCACAAGAGAAATTACTGGCAAAATTAAAAAAAACTGCTATTATCGGGCTGACTGCCGGTGCATCTACTCCTATCAATTTGGTTGATGAACTGCAAAAACGTATAGAACAAAGTGTATAA
- a CDS encoding chemotaxis protein — MSQTNILLEAGTNELEIVAFHLDEEENNGQGVYKGYYGVNVAKVLEIIRLPKITEMPEARHPSVLGAFNLRSKIIPLVDLSVWLGKKRANTEPPKVIVTEFNGMTTAFLVSGVNRIHRISWQEVEPPNTYVSALSHNTITGVVKLEGRIIFLLDLERIVTNLNPQLNLRFDSDFDFTSDTRRRAILADDSMLVREMLKDLLEKANFEVQALNNGKEAWDLLERLRDRSEAEGRPITDYVQVVISDIEMPSMDGHNLCKRIKDDRVLHELPVLLFSSLITDRLRHKGDSVGADAQISKPEVTALAKHAMRLIEEREQARKS; from the coding sequence ATGTCTCAAACAAATATCTTACTTGAAGCCGGTACAAATGAACTTGAAATCGTTGCTTTTCACCTTGATGAAGAAGAAAACAACGGACAGGGCGTTTACAAAGGTTATTATGGCGTTAACGTTGCCAAGGTTTTAGAGATTATACGCCTGCCTAAGATTACTGAAATGCCGGAGGCAAGGCATCCTTCTGTTTTGGGTGCGTTTAATTTACGTTCTAAAATTATCCCTTTGGTTGATTTAAGTGTTTGGCTCGGAAAGAAAAGAGCAAACACCGAACCGCCAAAAGTTATCGTAACCGAATTTAACGGAATGACCACGGCTTTTTTGGTTTCGGGCGTAAACCGTATTCACCGCATTAGCTGGCAAGAGGTTGAGCCACCCAATACTTATGTTTCTGCCTTAAGTCATAATACAATAACTGGTGTGGTTAAACTTGAAGGGCGTATTATCTTTTTATTAGATTTGGAAAGAATAGTAACCAACCTTAACCCACAACTTAACTTACGTTTTGACTCTGACTTTGATTTTACTTCCGATACGCGTCGCCGTGCTATATTAGCAGATGACTCAATGCTTGTGCGTGAAATGTTAAAAGACCTGCTTGAAAAGGCTAATTTTGAAGTTCAAGCTTTAAATAACGGTAAAGAGGCTTGGGACCTTCTCGAACGCTTGAGAGATCGAAGCGAAGCAGAAGGGCGCCCTATTACCGACTATGTTCAGGTTGTTATTTCTGATATTGAAATGCCAAGTATGGACGGTCATAACCTCTGTAAACGAATAAAAGACGATCGTGTGTTGCATGAATTGCCCGTTTTGTTATTTTCTTCCTTGATTACTGATCGTTTACGTCATAAAGGCGATAGCGTTGGGGCTGATGCTCAAATTTCTAAACCTGAAGTTACTGCTCTTGCCAAACACGCCATGCGTTTAATCGAAGAAAGAGAACAAGCCAGAAAATCGTAA
- a CDS encoding phosphopantetheine-binding protein: protein MTDEAIINLINKALSEKFHLDPETLTPDALLREDLGIDSLDAVDMVILLEETFKNSYNKEIPQEIKHLNDLHSYIIKLYNEEKAQRNITKIFEQITEDPNTQ, encoded by the coding sequence ATGACCGATGAGGCGATTATTAATTTAATCAACAAAGCTTTAAGCGAAAAATTTCATCTTGATCCCGAAACCCTTACACCAGACGCTTTATTACGTGAAGATTTAGGAATTGACAGCTTAGATGCCGTTGATATGGTAATTCTTTTGGAAGAAACCTTTAAAAACAGCTATAATAAAGAAATACCACAAGAGATAAAACATCTTAACGATCTACATTCATACATTATAAAACTATATAATGAAGAAAAAGCCCAGAGAAATATTACCAAAATATTTGAACAAATTACTGAAGATCCAAATACTCAATAA
- the uvrA gene encoding excinuclease ABC subunit UvrA, translated as MKKNVIHIEGAKQHNLKNITLDIPRDELVVVCGPSGSGKSTLAFDIVYAEGQRRYVESLSAYARQFLPQMDKPDVEKIEGLSPAISLEQQTATRNPRSTVGTVTEIYDFLRVFFARLGKMHCPKCGDAIESRALDEIIADILNLKDGTRCILLAPLVEYQKGTQQDKLKKLKAEGFARVRINGKIVEIDEFPELDKNKKHNLDLVVDRLVLRENIRGRISDSVELALRYGDGRISLLIPEHKTETGENISEQELKFSTLSSCTRCKISMPALTPQLFSFNSPQGACPQCLGLGTVEYFEPALIAPNKGLSLNTGGVLPWKNPKIFEKYEKTLLELGKDFAFTLSTPLKDFSEDAFNALFFGLDNEGKPYQSAQYNLQRNWLGGTKAPKKDNKIKDTWKGIIAILEQGMQYGEAWRDELSRYRQTRACPACKGARLKPEALAVKVNGINIYEFCSLSVTKAFNWIEALDFSGRHSIIAEPLQKELSHRLSFMSSVGLEYLTLSRSMATLSGGEAQRIRLASQLGSGLVGVTYVLDEPSIGLHPKDNLRLLNTLRSLQQRGNTVLVVEHDEATIREADTVIELGPGSGILGGELIFNGSVPELLKAKNSLTAGYLRGDLRIPRPTKRRKASGELVLKGVSTHNLKNIDCSFPLGVFTSVTGVSGSGKSSLVIDTLYKHLALSQGLKVENPGTLNAIEGVEQIERIIAIDQTPIGRTPRSNPATYTKIFDEIRNIFAMTPDAKKRGYKPGRFSFNVPGGRCEACSGDGQIKVEMHFLPDIHVTCDLCKGKRYNYETLEVKYKGLNISEVLDLTVSQAKTFFESYPVLQRRLNVLEEVGLEYLKLGQPATTLSGGEAQRIKISKELGKKSLPNTLYILDEPTTGLHMHEVGKLITVLNQLVDKGASVLVIEHNTDLIMSTDYVIELGPGGGDNGGTIIAKGTPEKVLKE; from the coding sequence ATGAAAAAAAACGTTATCCATATAGAGGGTGCTAAACAGCATAACCTCAAAAACATTACTCTCGATATTCCTCGAGATGAACTTGTTGTTGTCTGTGGTCCTTCCGGTTCGGGAAAATCAACACTCGCCTTTGATATAGTTTATGCAGAAGGTCAAAGACGCTATGTTGAATCTTTATCAGCTTATGCACGCCAATTTTTACCTCAAATGGATAAGCCGGACGTAGAAAAAATAGAAGGTTTATCACCGGCTATCTCGCTTGAACAACAAACCGCCACCAGAAACCCACGCTCAACAGTCGGAACAGTTACGGAAATTTATGATTTTTTGCGTGTCTTTTTTGCACGTTTAGGAAAAATGCATTGTCCAAAATGTGGTGATGCGATTGAAAGCAGAGCCTTAGATGAAATTATTGCGGATATTTTAAACCTAAAAGACGGAACTCGCTGTATTCTTCTTGCTCCCTTAGTTGAATATCAAAAAGGAACTCAACAAGATAAGCTAAAAAAACTTAAAGCCGAAGGTTTCGCCAGAGTTAGAATAAACGGAAAAATCGTTGAAATCGACGAGTTTCCCGAGCTTGACAAAAACAAAAAACATAACCTTGACCTTGTGGTTGATCGCTTGGTTTTACGAGAAAATATCCGAGGGCGTATTTCTGATTCCGTCGAACTCGCCTTACGTTACGGAGATGGGCGTATAAGCCTTTTAATTCCCGAACACAAAACAGAAACAGGCGAAAATATCTCGGAACAAGAATTAAAATTTAGCACTCTCTCTTCTTGTACTCGCTGTAAAATCAGCATGCCCGCTTTAACCCCGCAACTTTTTTCTTTTAACAGCCCTCAAGGTGCTTGCCCACAGTGTTTAGGTCTAGGAACGGTAGAATATTTTGAACCGGCTCTGATTGCCCCAAATAAAGGTTTATCTTTGAATACGGGCGGTGTTTTACCTTGGAAAAATCCAAAAATCTTTGAAAAATACGAAAAAACTTTGTTGGAACTTGGGAAAGACTTTGCCTTTACTCTTTCAACCCCCTTGAAAGATTTCTCGGAAGACGCTTTTAATGCCTTATTTTTTGGACTTGATAACGAAGGAAAACCATACCAGTCTGCTCAATACAACCTACAACGCAACTGGCTGGGTGGAACAAAAGCTCCGAAAAAAGACAATAAAATAAAGGATACTTGGAAGGGAATAATTGCTATTTTAGAACAAGGTATGCAATACGGAGAAGCATGGCGAGATGAACTTTCACGCTATCGCCAAACAAGAGCCTGCCCGGCTTGTAAAGGTGCAAGGTTAAAACCCGAGGCTCTTGCCGTTAAAGTAAACGGAATCAATATCTATGAATTTTGTTCTTTATCTGTTACCAAAGCGTTCAATTGGATTGAAGCTTTAGACTTTAGCGGTCGCCATTCCATAATTGCCGAACCATTACAAAAAGAATTAAGTCATCGCTTGTCTTTTATGAGTAGCGTCGGGCTTGAATATCTTACTTTAAGCCGTAGTATGGCAACCTTATCAGGCGGCGAAGCTCAAAGAATACGCCTTGCCTCTCAACTTGGCTCGGGTTTAGTCGGTGTAACTTATGTTTTGGACGAACCCTCAATCGGCTTACACCCAAAAGATAACTTAAGACTTTTAAATACCTTACGCAGTTTACAGCAAAGAGGAAACACCGTTTTGGTGGTTGAACACGACGAAGCGACAATCAGAGAGGCCGATACGGTTATCGAGCTTGGACCGGGGTCGGGCATACTTGGCGGAGAACTGATTTTTAACGGAAGCGTGCCTGAGCTTTTAAAAGCAAAAAATTCTCTGACCGCCGGATATTTAAGAGGCGACTTACGCATTCCTCGCCCGACTAAAAGGCGTAAAGCGAGTGGAGAACTTGTTTTGAAAGGTGTCAGCACTCATAATTTAAAAAATATTGACTGTTCTTTTCCTTTAGGTGTTTTCACCTCAGTAACCGGCGTTTCAGGATCGGGAAAAAGTTCGCTTGTGATTGATACTTTATATAAACATCTCGCACTCAGCCAAGGTTTAAAGGTCGAAAATCCGGGAACTTTAAACGCAATAGAAGGCGTTGAACAAATCGAACGCATTATCGCAATCGATCAAACTCCGATAGGGCGAACCCCTCGTTCAAACCCCGCCACTTATACCAAGATTTTTGATGAAATTCGCAATATCTTTGCAATGACACCCGATGCAAAAAAACGCGGTTATAAACCGGGGCGTTTTAGCTTTAACGTTCCGGGTGGACGTTGTGAAGCCTGTAGCGGAGACGGACAAATCAAAGTAGAAATGCACTTTTTACCGGATATTCATGTAACTTGTGATTTATGTAAAGGAAAACGCTATAATTACGAAACCTTAGAAGTAAAATATAAAGGGCTTAATATTTCAGAGGTTTTAGACCTAACCGTTAGCCAAGCGAAAACTTTTTTTGAAAGTTACCCCGTTTTACAACGTCGTTTAAACGTTTTGGAAGAAGTTGGTCTTGAATATTTAAAGCTCGGACAACCGGCAACAACCCTCTCGGGCGGTGAAGCTCAACGCATTAAAATTTCAAAAGAACTCGGAAAGAAAAGCCTTCCAAACACACTTTATATTTTAGACGAACCCACAACCGGCTTACACATGCATGAAGTTGGCAAACTGATTACCGTTTTAAACCAACTTGTGGATAAGGGGGCAAGCGTCTTGGTTATTGAACATAATACCGATTTAATTATGTCAACCGATTATGTAATAGAGCTTGGACCGGGCGGCGGAGACAACGGTGGAACAATTATCGCCAAGGGTACTCCTGAAAAAGTCTTAAAAGAATAA